CCCCCGTCTATCCATCCGATCAAGTTTCGCCCCTTCCCTTGCGAGCAGCCGGAACCGGCTGCATCGCCGTCGATCGCGCCGGCCGCGGACGATGCGATGTCATCGTCCGCAAAGACCGTGCTGCGAGGAATGCCGGCTCAAAACGCCGCGTAGGCCGTCCGGAATGCAATGGCTCCAGCCAACGATCGCGGCCGAACCCGAACGCCGTGCCCGTCATTGCCGCTTTGCACGATCCATTGGCCATTCTCCTGGCCAACGATTTTTCCGACATGGTGGGGCCAGACAACGATAGCCCCGACGGACGGACCACCGGCATTGCTGCCGTAACGAGCCCAGGAGCGCGCCAGATTGTATTGCGGGCCCGGGTCCTGGCCTACCTGCGTTCGCATGTACCAACCGCACCACGCGGCGGGACGCCCGGCATAGGAAGAGCCGTGACCATGCCGGTGATGATGATACGAATGATGACGGTGCGTTCTGGCTTCTGCATGTGAGACGCAGGCAAAAGTCAACGCCGCGGCCATAGCGATTTTACGCATTACTCTGTCCTTCACTGCTGGGGAAAAAACCGGCCGCCGGAATGGACGCGGCCGGTCAGCCACCGCCGGCGCGATGTGCACCAAGCGTTGCTGTCTCTGTTATTCGAGGGAAACGCGAACGACGCCCGATCGCATCATGCCGAGCGCGCGCGCCGCGCTCATCGAGAGATCGATGACCCGGCCGCGCACGAACGGGCCGCGGTCATTGACGCGACACTGAATGGAGCGGCCTTCATGCCTGACAGTCACCATGCTTCCCATCGGCCTCGTCCGGTGAGCGCACGTCAATCCGTGACCGCGGCCGCCGTAATACGAAGCAAGTCCCGTCTCGGCCTGTGCGGAGGAAACGAAGAGCGGGAGAGCGGCTAGCAGAAGCGGGAGGGTGGTGATCAGAAATGTTCGATACATGAATGTCAGATGCATGAATGTGAGATACATGGGTCCTCGCAGGGTGCGTGACCCCTGCCCGAAG
This genomic interval from Bradyrhizobium sp. NP1 contains the following:
- a CDS encoding septal ring lytic transglycosylase RlpA family protein — translated: MYRTFLITTLPLLLAALPLFVSSAQAETGLASYYGGRGHGLTCAHRTRPMGSMVTVRHEGRSIQCRVNDRGPFVRGRVIDLSMSAARALGMMRSGVVRVSLE